One genomic segment of Virgibacillus doumboii includes these proteins:
- a CDS encoding helix-turn-helix domain-containing protein: protein MIGEKIKQLRQEKKMSISELAEKAGVAKSYLSSIERSLQTNPSIQFIEKISSVLGVSVNDLIREDKWKDTEEQLDGEWLQIVQEAMNSGVSKEQFKEYLEFNKWRKKQEDKL, encoded by the coding sequence TTGATCGGTGAAAAAATAAAGCAATTACGACAAGAGAAAAAGATGTCTATTTCTGAACTGGCCGAGAAAGCTGGAGTAGCTAAATCCTATTTAAGTTCTATTGAGAGAAGCCTTCAAACAAATCCATCGATCCAGTTTATTGAGAAAATCAGTTCTGTACTGGGTGTATCAGTAAATGATTTGATTCGGGAAGATAAATGGAAAGACACAGAAGAACAGTTAGATGGGGAATGGTTGCAAATCGTTCAGGAAGCAATGAATTCAGGCGTTTCAAAAGAGCAATTTAAAGAATATCTTGAATTTAATAAGTGGCGAAAAAAACAGGAGGATAAACTCTAA
- a CDS encoding VanZ family protein, with amino-acid sequence MKKYAFWLLPIFWMGVIYYSSATPYEEQDIKPFLGNTIDLSFLTPFMDWVSFSYHNSEVSVSALGIEGFVEFFVRKGAHVGVFFVLMCLFYIALKRTSSFGIRKLLIISFFLTVAYAGIDEFHQGFTANRTPYAGDVVLDGIGAILAAICLLLFSRRRTKNRNNHRIV; translated from the coding sequence ATGAAAAAATATGCATTTTGGCTGTTGCCGATTTTTTGGATGGGCGTCATCTATTATTCCTCGGCAACGCCGTATGAAGAACAGGATATAAAGCCATTTTTGGGAAATACAATTGACTTGTCGTTTTTGACACCTTTTATGGACTGGGTTTCTTTTTCTTATCACAATTCGGAAGTCAGTGTTTCCGCTTTGGGAATAGAAGGATTTGTTGAATTTTTTGTCCGAAAGGGTGCGCATGTAGGTGTCTTCTTTGTCTTGATGTGCTTATTTTATATTGCGTTGAAACGGACAAGCAGTTTCGGGATCCGGAAATTATTAATCATATCTTTTTTCCTTACAGTTGCATATGCTGGAATAGATGAATTTCACCAGGGGTTTACTGCAAATCGTACGCCATATGCCGGTGACGTTGTTCTGGATGGAATTGGGGCAATACTTGCAGCGATATGCTTGCTGTTATTTAGCCGAAGAAGGACAAAAAATAGAAATAATCATCGAATAGTATAA
- the nagA gene encoding N-acetylglucosamine-6-phosphate deacetylase: protein MKKLLYIRNVTIYSESEDVINGSLLIADNTIKAIHNNTEVPPPSNAEVIDGRGLNLIPGFIDGHIHGAAGADVMDATEEALDTMAEVLPAEGTTSFLATTITQSPENIENALTNVADYESRQGQAEVLGVHLEGPFIEESKKGAQPLEYITKPDIEKFQKWQDFSGGKIKTITLAPEHDVDGSFINYLYASGVNVSAGHTGTGFEGMKKAVSHGVRQVTHICNAMSGIHHRDIGVVGAAFRLEQLRAELIADGIHVAPEMLQLIYLNVGSERLILITDAMRAKCLQAGDYELGGQPVNVLEDRAVLEDGTLAGSILKMNEGARQMLRLKDVSIKNIVKMASENPAKQLNVFNTKGSIKEGKDADLLLVDDDLNIKYTICRGVIAYEGV, encoded by the coding sequence ATGAAAAAGTTATTATATATTAGAAATGTCACTATTTACTCGGAATCAGAAGATGTAATTAATGGCTCTTTGCTGATAGCTGATAATACAATTAAAGCGATACATAATAATACGGAAGTACCTCCTCCATCCAATGCGGAAGTTATTGATGGGCGGGGATTGAATCTCATCCCCGGTTTTATCGACGGACATATTCATGGAGCGGCTGGTGCTGATGTCATGGATGCGACAGAGGAAGCGCTGGATACGATGGCAGAAGTGTTGCCTGCTGAAGGAACGACAAGCTTTCTGGCTACAACAATCACACAGTCTCCGGAAAATATTGAAAATGCACTTACGAATGTCGCGGACTATGAATCCAGACAGGGGCAGGCGGAAGTGCTGGGTGTTCATCTTGAGGGTCCGTTTATCGAAGAAAGTAAAAAAGGTGCCCAGCCGCTTGAATATATTACAAAACCGGATATTGAAAAGTTCCAGAAGTGGCAGGACTTCTCAGGTGGTAAGATTAAAACGATAACACTTGCACCAGAGCATGATGTTGATGGCTCTTTTATAAACTATTTGTATGCATCCGGTGTCAATGTTTCAGCAGGACACACAGGTACAGGTTTCGAGGGCATGAAAAAAGCTGTTTCCCATGGAGTGCGTCAGGTAACACATATTTGTAATGCAATGTCAGGGATTCACCATCGTGATATTGGTGTTGTCGGCGCAGCGTTCCGGTTGGAGCAATTACGGGCAGAATTGATTGCCGATGGGATTCATGTCGCACCGGAAATGCTCCAGCTCATTTATTTAAATGTGGGAAGTGAACGATTAATCCTGATTACCGACGCCATGCGGGCAAAATGTTTACAGGCCGGTGATTATGAATTGGGTGGACAGCCTGTAAACGTATTGGAAGACCGTGCTGTTCTGGAAGACGGTACATTGGCCGGAAGTATTTTGAAAATGAACGAAGGAGCACGGCAAATGTTGCGATTAAAGGATGTCTCGATCAAAAATATTGTCAAAATGGCATCGGAAAATCCTGCAAAGCAATTGAACGTGTTTAACACAAAGGGCAGTATCAAAGAAGGTAAGGATGCAGATTTGCTGCTGGTTGATGATGATTTGAATATTAAATATACAATTTGTCGCGGTGTTATTGCGTACGAGGGGGTATGA
- the nagB gene encoding glucosamine-6-phosphate deaminase, whose product MEIIKVKNYDAMSLKACELILAEVKNNSKPVLGLATGSTPEGLYQLLIERYKSGNVSFEETTTFNLDEYVGLPAADSNSYFYYMHEKLFNHIDLPDTRAFLPRGNASDLQKECLDYEKIIREAGNIDVQLLGLGLNGHIGFNEPGTSFDSRTHIVELDESTRQANSRFFASMDEVPTQAITMGIATIMESKKIILLVSGEKKADAVSRLVNGEVSEEFPASVLQKHENVIMIADEEALSKL is encoded by the coding sequence ATGGAAATCATTAAGGTAAAAAATTATGATGCGATGAGTTTAAAAGCCTGTGAATTAATCTTAGCTGAAGTGAAAAATAACAGTAAACCGGTATTGGGCCTTGCAACCGGTTCAACTCCGGAGGGTCTGTATCAGCTGCTGATTGAAAGGTACAAAAGTGGAAATGTTTCTTTTGAGGAGACGACAACCTTCAATCTTGATGAATATGTTGGGCTGCCGGCTGCTGATTCGAACAGTTATTTTTACTACATGCATGAAAAATTATTTAACCATATTGATCTGCCTGATACCCGTGCGTTTTTACCGCGCGGGAATGCGTCTGATTTGCAGAAAGAATGTCTGGATTACGAGAAAATAATCCGAGAGGCCGGAAATATCGACGTCCAGTTGCTGGGTCTCGGGCTGAACGGACATATCGGATTTAATGAACCAGGTACAAGTTTTGACAGCCGTACACATATTGTGGAATTGGATGAGAGCACCCGTCAGGCAAATTCACGTTTTTTTGCCTCGATGGATGAAGTGCCGACGCAAGCAATTACAATGGGCATCGCCACGATAATGGAAAGTAAGAAAATTATCCTGCTTGTTTCCGGCGAGAAAAAAGCTGATGCTGTTTCCAGACTGGTGAACGGGGAAGTCTCCGAGGAATTCCCGGCATCTGTCCTGCAAAAGCATGAAAACGTCATAATGATTGCAGATGAAGAAGCACTGTCGAAACTTTGA